The genomic interval ACAGTTGAGCCAAAGCCAAAGAAACGGGACCAAAATTTGCAGTAATGGACAAATCAAGAAACGACGAAAACGAGAATAATGAGGGGCCCCGAAAATAAagtcaaatataattatatgtgCATGACTGCACgcatatgatgatgatgatgaggccCAAGATTAATCAGCTAATAATTTTGGTACTCTTTATTTAACCACGTGCATGCATGGCCCATCATCGATAtccctcgatctctctctctgtaaTATATGTACCAACATTACCATGTACTTTACATGTGTGGCAAATTAACAGCTTAATTCAATGTCACACTGACTTAGTTAATCTGCTCAACACCAAAATATACAACATAAATATagggtgaaaaaaataattaagaaacacCAAATTGGAACACTACTATATATAGCAGTATAAATTTGATGTGTAGTGTTGGAGCGTAGTATgtacgtacttcctccgttttaagttataagacattttaactttggtaaaagtcaaactgatttaagtttgactaaatttatagaaaaaaaatagtaacattttaaacccaagataaatttattacgaaaaatatattcaattgttGATCTGATgacactaatttagtattataaatattattatatttgtctataaacttagctaaatttaaaataatttgactttaatcaatgttaaaacgttttataacctgaaacggagagagtcgTATATATGGATGTCTTGGTTTTGCGGTGCTGGTTTTTTTTGGGTTGGTTTGTTGATGGATTAGGTTACCGATGTGTAATTAGCACCAGTTGCTTAGGCTATGGACGTCCACGAATTGGACTGCATCGTCGAcgtccttgccgccgccgccgccgccgtcgtagaGGCACTGCCCTTGAAGGGCGCCGCCTTGGGTGGCCGTCGTCGCTGCTTGGTATGCGCCGTCGAAGTAGTCGGACCACCGGAGCTCGTCCAGCACGCCGGCGTAGTGGTCCATCGTCGCGATGGGGTTGGCGTGCCCCAGGTCCAGCCACGGcaggttggtggtggtggcggcggcggcggcgacgttggcgctctgctcggcggcgtcggccgcggcggggcTGAGGCCGGCCATGGAGGTGAGCGTGCTGGAGCTAGACGCCGagggggcgacgacgacgccgcagTGCGACAGCGCGTCCAtgtcgaaggcggcggcggcgccgcatcCGGCCGCGGCCTGCTGCTGCATGCTCAGCGCGTGGTGGTAGGCCGAgaacgtcgtcgtcgacgacgagggcgccgccgccgccgccgccgcaggccagTAGTCGTCGAGCGGCATCTTGATGCCGTCGACCAGCTGCATTGCGCCGACGAGCGGcgcctgctgttgctgctgcacggccgccgccgtcggtatCTGCAGCTCGGCGTCGCTGAACACCGCGCGGCAGGTGGCCGtcgacctcgacgccgccgccgccgtcgtgttcgTGGGCGTCGCGGAGGAGTCGGCAGCGAGCGGCTTGTGGGTGGCGGGGTCGATGCCGCGGTCCCTGAGCTTCTTCTTGATGTACGAGTTCCAGAAGTTCTTGACCTCGTTGTCGGTCCGCCCCGGCAGCTGCGCCGCGATCTGCGACCACCTGGCCAgtgcagtggcagtggcagccGCCATTGTCAGAGATGGCACAGAACGGGAGAGAGATTGACAGATGTGTGTGCTACTACTATACAGTACGTACTTGTTGCCAAGCATGGAATGCAGCTGAATGATGAGGTCTTCCTCCTCCTGGGAGAAGGTGCCCCTCTTGAGGTCTGGCCTCAGGTAGTTTATCCACCTCAACCTGCAGCTCTTGCCGCATCTCTCCAGTCCTAATTAACATCACAATAAATTCTCAACTGAATTTAGCTTTAGCCAAGATCGAGCAACAGTAACTGTAGACCACTGACAAAACATTGCATGCAAGCGAAAGCAACACAACTGTTCTTGCATGCTACTCAAGCAGAAttaatatgctttttttttttgagaattaacAGATAATGCAGTAGTATGCATTTGCATATGGGTTAAATTAGCTACCTGCAAGCTTGGGGACGGAGCTCCAGCAACCGTGGCCATACTTGGCGATGTGATTCATGAGCTtctcgtcctcctccggcgaccaCAGCCCCCTCCTCAGCTTCTTCTTGTGGCAGCACGACTGCTTCGCCATGGTAGCTCTAGCTGAGGTTGGAAAGGCTGAGAAGAGGAGAATTAAGCTAGCCGAGCTCCCAATGAGCTGGTATAAAAGGGGAggagcaagcaagcaaagccaGCTCAGAAATGCAGATGAGCTCGATCAACGAATTAGCTAGACGGAGAGAGAGGGGCCGGAGGGGCGGAGGTCGCTGTCAGGTAGGTGCCTGGACGCACAGTACACGCTGCTCCAGTGCACGCATGCCctactgctcctgctgctgccttCGATATCCCTTTCGATCCCTCTGGCTGATTTGCTGTGCAGAGTACGTGCCAAGGGTAAGGTAAGGTAAGGTGATCCAGTGATGAGCCCCAGCTAAGCTAGCTactagctgcatgcatgcatgagagaGATTAGTAAAGCAGGTGGTCATGATAAGCTATAGGCAAAATCGACCTTCACCTCCACCACTGCCTGTACCTTTGTGGGGGCTGTTGCATTGACCCTCCCCTTTTTTAATTTCGGCCCCTGATGCCCCCCCGGCCTTTTCTTTCTCTAGCTTAGTTGCTTGGTTGTTGTATCATTACCactttttcttaatttcctcttcatatatatttgGCATGCTTAATGACCTTAgctttttttccttatttttatttgttttggagGAGGTGGGGAAAGGTACTTTAACTGTACTTAATTGTACAGTGCCTTTTATGGGATCGAATTTTGATTTAGACCTTAACCTTGCATACCTGTAATCTCTCAAATATCAATTGAATaagttatgaaaatattttgataattaagTTGAAATTACTGATGACATAgaatttcaattttaaaatataaacatttatgGCTTTGTACCTTACAGGATTACACATCAACGGgaatggattctaatccctcgaggggatatcccctcgtatacttttttctttcaaattcgatgcaaatagttgtgaaaatttttttaaaaaaattgacaatatagagtataatgatacctactagtccaccaaaattcatgttcaaattcgatctacacatcgagaaacaaaaaaaaaagacaaatttagatataaacagtacgctactattcatacactgaatttgtcttttttatatctcgacgtgtgagttgagtttggacttaagattttgtggagttgtatatatgtgttgtatgaatgttgtcaaatttttctagaatttttcataaccgtttagatggtttttaaGCAAATGAGggaatatcccctcgagggattagaatagtttccccacatcaacaagaaacagaaaacacacaaattaaacCCTAAATAGTATAGTATAGTTAAGCACTTTCAATTCATAGCTACATTTGTTCCTTTCATTTTAACTTGCATAGATTGAATTTATAACTGGAAGTGTGTGTTTGTGCAGTGACATATATGACACAACAATTTATGTATGTTACccctttttataaaaaaaattccataatAACCAATTAACCATCTAGGGAAGGGTGCACCCCCGTAAGGACTTAATTTTCCCACTTTTATGTCGCAAAACCTACAAGCTTGAATTGAAATGCATGTATGTAAACATAACCGTGCAACGGGGTGTGGATCCCCGGGAGTTGCTTCCAAATCCACCGGGTGGATTTACTTCATCCAAGCCATCCCTTTAATTTGATGGATTAGATTAAACCAATCCCTTCTCCTCCTAGTTGCTGCTATCTCGTAAAGcctattttctttcaaaaaaaaaatgatgtagaGTCTATAAAAAAAACGTTATCCAGTATAGGAGAGAACTTGTTATCTTCAAACTTTATGACAACAATTAGATaagaacaaacaaaacaaaaacattgcaccgaTAGAAGCTTCTTGTTCTGTCGATTATTAGGATGAATGAGTTTGATGCAGGTCTCGATACTGTTAATTTTATAACAACTCAGTTAAAAAAAGTTTCAAGATAATTAATTTTTCCTCCATGATGCTCTTTGGAGGCTATTGATCTGAATGGATGGGCTACgcaaaaaattaaagaaaaagtaGATAAAATTGTTTCTATTGTAAATGTGTAATTGAAAAGAGGTGACATGGCTACATCTAGCCCGTAGAAACAAAGTAAAGGGTCCAAATTCACCGGGTGAAGTCTAGTTGGAAGCCAACTGCAGTGTATCTGCACCCCCGCGGAACGTGTAACAATATTGTTTTCTGAAAGTAATTAACTTTCGCTCTTTAATTCCAACCAAAAGTTACTTCATATCTTCTTGACGGCGCCATGCAGGATTGAAAATGAAGGTATATAGTGCCATGCTGCACGATGCTCCTGTAGTTACCGtcctgcatatatatacattcgTGTTTTGCTTTAGCATTATTACTCTCGTGatctctcttctttcctttgAAAGTGAACTGACATATGCCCCTGGCACCTGTGTCATCTGCGTCAGGCAGCAAAATTCACGTGCCATTGTTTCTTTTCTCATTGATACGAAGATCACTTATCCAAAACTAATTACTATTAGGGGAATAGTTTTCAGGTGATTGAGATTTTCCAAATCTTAAACACCTGCTCCTGTTGACTGTAAAATTCAACAGCCACAGAGTCGTCTTTAATTTTAAGCTCGGAAtggaagggagagggggagaaagaAGGGAGGAGTAACTCATCGATGGTGGCCATTTTTTTATGATGGCGGTGGCGACCTCTGGTGGAAGAAATGTGGCTGAGGATCTAGGGTTCCCGGTttaggaggtggtggaggggatAGGAGGAAGGTGAGGGTGATTTTGGAGGGATCACCAGGGAGGTGGAAGACTGGAAGCCCATAATTAAGAGGGTGGCAGAAACGAGCAGGCAGTCAAGCAATGGGTGGAGTTGGGGTGGGTGGCAACAGCGAGAGTGTTAGGAGGAGGGGCAATGGAGGCGAATCCAGTACCGCAAGCTAGTAGTGATAAAGTTTATTAAAATCTCGACTTTCTTGTATGATTTTACGACTTTATGATTCTACTTGCTAGAATCTCAACAATTCTAGCATGTAGAATTCTACAATTTTTGTGCATACGATTATATCATTGCAACCCTACTTAAAGACATTCAATTCCAATTCAAGGTTATGATTTTAACAACCTTAACCATTACGAGGAAAAACCGGTGGGATGGATGCTTTATGTCTCTATGCTTAAAGAAGAAAAGTAGTAGTCAAGGGAGGAGCGAGGGAGGATGCCGGTCGAGCAAGGCTCGCTGGTGTGTCTTTGCCGGCTTCACGCACCGACGACAAGACTGGGTGGCAGCACAATAGGGCGATGGAGGTAGCGGCGTGGGGGTGGGAATGCGAGTGAGGGAGCATGCTAGGAAGGCGAGACACGTGTTGTGGGGAAGAAAAAAGGGGGCCATGTATGGAGGATAAGGTTTAtgttatgtatatatgcatcttGGTGTAATCGGAGTCGTCtaaaagtaactgaaatttgtgTGTATTTTCAGGTTAAATAATTAGATACCCCCTTGATGTATATATAAATCAAGATCAAATTAAGTACGTACGGAGTAGCAGGCAAGGAGCATCATCCATGGGCAGGACAGTCGTAGGACATCGATAAAaaacatcgatcgatcggatcaACAGTTCTTCGGATGGAACAGAGCCTTGACACTGTGCATGTGTTCTGTAGTCTAGAGATCACATCACCTGCATGCAGTGTGAAGTGTCAACACTGAACGCCCTGTAGCTATCTGCTTAATCAGATATGCAACCTAACCACACGGCCACTGTGCATGCTTGCATTGCTGGCCAAAAGCAGCTGTTCCCTTTTTCTCCTTAACTGTTTGGAGCTTAGCTGATACTAGCAGTTAATTAACTGTCCACTTGCACAGTATACTTAAGCGTGTGAACAAGCATACACATGCCACACCCCATACATGCTTTGCTTTTTTTCACTAACAAGAGACCTCTAGTTACTTTTCACTAATCTATCTTAATTTCTCTCAGCTTAGCTTGTATATAGCTGACTATAGATCTACTCATGGTTACACTTAaaatagaacggagggagtatttgaaaAAGCTCTAGATTCAGATATGTAGCTATGATAGAAATCTAGGTTCATATTTCGGCTTCTActttattttttggatttcaCAACTACAGCTTCATTTCTAGAATCTGAACGGTAAGCTGGACGGTTAATTTAAAAGATCTTTTGATTCTAGAAGAATTTGGAGCTATGAgaagctcctcaaacatacCATGCATATAGCTAAGTTGGGTAAGGTATCTATACGGAGTGATTTGTTACCTCGTACGTGATGAGACGGAGAAGAAAGAAAACCTCAcaactcatgcatgcatgcatgtgacgtGAAACATCGAGGGGCTATATGGCCGTAGATCACCATCCAAACCATGCATACATGCACGTACATTCGTAGTACGTACACATATATGGCGTCGATAATTAACGTCGAtccaaaataatttaaattcaatTCGTATAAGTACTGTACGAAAACATGGCACAGTGTAGTTAGTGGTGGCTGGCAGCATGAACAGGGGGCCTTTGATTTGGACCGACGACGTGGTGATAGGTGTGGGCTACCTAGAGGGCCATGCACATACGTCTAACCACTCATGCTACCTACGTggctacgtacgtacgtactttgTGTAGTTGAGTACGTACCCGACTAGAGTTAGTGCATCTAACCAAAAGTACACTTGCCATCATGCACCACCagctcctttatttttttttcgttttccttTTAATTATATTATGCCCTGCTTACCATGtgtgttgctttttttttcttttattttgatgTACTCCTTCTGTCTTAAGAAAACTAAATACGAGCTATTAATCTGGATATGTTTGTTCAAATTGATAGCTAGGATTTTTATGTTGGGCTGAGGATAATATATTCAACCTAGTCTCTACATTGAAGAGCTATATCTAGATATCTTGCATACTTCTTTTTAAAAGAGTCTAAGACCTCTAATAATTAAATAGCCGGTAAAAATTAAAGTAAATTAAAGCCCGCGACAGGTAGAATTTTACTTTAATTTTGCAGGGTTTTACAGTGTGGATATATAGTTCAATTCCTATAtgggtgtgagagagagaaacatcAAAAAGGTGTCAAATTGGACATAAATTGTATTTACATGCAAATGTCTGTTCTACTGCATCCACATGTGTATTTAACATGTATGAGCTTTCCACCCTCCGGTTTTAGAAATATAGGTATATATGTCTTTAAAATGGCAAATGAAGTCACAATTTTAAGGAATTTTAAGGAAAACAATTAACTTTTGCATGTATGTTTGTCTACCTTGAACTTTAAAAGACCAAATAGGGTAAAGTTTCTGAACtacaaaacatgtagtttttcATCGTAAAATATGAAAACCAGACATATGAAACCCCGAACCACTTCTCACAGTGGCTTTGATCAATACGGTAGtggtttttttggttttgcTAATACAAACTTCAATTAGGTATGTTTCATAGTTTTGGACCTTAAACATATATAGTAAgaatataaattagaaaaataaccTCCTATTTCAACCAAAACCACTAAAACGCCATGTTTCAAAGTGTTATTTATCCGGTTCTGAAAGTTAGGATGAGAAACAATCATTTAATTTGTAGGCCAGGGTGAAAAATGTACTTTGAACAAAGTTTAAGAGCAAAAGTTAATAAGCTTTATACAACCGAATATCTACCCTAGACATTTACTAAACCATCGATCCGTCTAGCCTTTCTAAAGTggtttggatggtggttttggGGACACTGATGCGGTATGTACAAAATTGCTTATATAGGTTGGGAGAAAATGAGATGTATATCAATAATAAATGAAAATGATATTTTTAGGAAACAGTACTTTGTAGTTATGTTATTTGTTAGcatgcatatactccctccgtttcgtaatataagacacaactactttttttttggatgttccataatataagacatacatgcatgcatacaattaactaggacctcttctccattaaattatacttttttaaatccttcaTCCTCAAGATAAATTGGATGTATGCATTATACTTATTAGGGTGATCCAAACTAGGaaatgataataattgtttcttggtctttgggttaaggatggttgtgtcttatat from Oryza glaberrima chromosome 3, OglaRS2, whole genome shotgun sequence carries:
- the LOC127765177 gene encoding transcription factor MYB4-like, with the translated sequence MAKQSCCHKKKLRRGLWSPEEDEKLMNHIAKYGHGCWSSVPKLAGLERCGKSCRLRWINYLRPDLKRGTFSQEEEDLIIQLHSMLGNKWSQIAAQLPGRTDNEVKNFWNSYIKKKLRDRGIDPATHKPLAADSSATPTNTTAAAASRSTATCRAVFSDAELQIPTAAAVQQQQQAPLVGAMQLVDGIKMPLDDYWPAAAAAAAPSSSTTTFSAYHHALSMQQQAAAGCGAAAAFDMDALSHCGVVVAPSASSSSTLTSMAGLSPAAADAAEQSANVAAAAATTTNLPWLDLGHANPIATMDHYAGVLDELRWSDYFDGAYQAATTATQGGALQGQCLYDGGGGGGKDVDDAVQFVDVHSLSNWC